From the Primulina tabacum isolate GXHZ01 chromosome 3, ASM2559414v2, whole genome shotgun sequence genome, one window contains:
- the LOC142538605 gene encoding uncharacterized protein LOC142538605 — translation MVRDGDLVKCTIYMLMDDASLWWEGETHAVDLVTLSWDRFKELFYEKYFPADVRGRLTREFMRLRQGDLSVADFIRKFDRGCHFVPMIGKNAAQKLRNFLDGLRPTLRRVVMLLRPAGYDEATACAFREERALWDINFDIQRKRHKTQSSSKPQKKQYLGPPRQQG, via the coding sequence ATGGTGAGAGATGGCGACCTGGTCAAGTGCACCATTTATATGCTGATGGATGATGCatccctatggtgggagggagaaACTCATGCAGTAGACTTGGTTACCCTCAGCTGGGATAGATTCAAGGAGTTGTTCTACGAGAAGTATTTTCCAGCTGACGTCAGGGGCCGCCTgacgagggagtttatgaggCTCCGCCAGGGGGACTTATCTGTGGCGGATTTTATCCGCAAGTTCGACAGAGGCTGCCATTTCGTGCCCATGATAGGTAAAAATGCGGCTCAGAAGCTGAGAAATTTCTTGGACGGACTCAGACCCACCCTTCGCCGGGTCGTTATGCTGCTGAGGCCGGCAggttatgatgaggccaccgcCTGCGCTTTTCGGGAAGAGCGGGCCTTGTGGGATATAAACTTTGATATTCAAAGGAAGCGGCATAAGACTCAGTCCAGCTCCAAGCCGCAGAAGAAACAGTATTTAGGGCCACCGAGGCAGCAAGGGTAG